One segment of Dolichospermum sp. DET69 DNA contains the following:
- a CDS encoding UPF0175 family protein, whose amino-acid sequence MKTIPIQLPETAFSALRKNPEEFVQEMKIAAAVKWYELGDISQNKAAEIAGLTRTEFIHALSRYRVDFMQYTAEELAEEMSNVD is encoded by the coding sequence ATGAAAACCATACCTATTCAATTACCAGAAACCGCATTTTCTGCACTGCGAAAAAATCCTGAAGAATTTGTACAAGAAATGAAAATTGCAGCCGCCGTAAAATGGTACGAATTAGGTGATATATCGCAAAATAAAGCAGCAGAAATAGCCGGACTAACTCGTACAGAGTTTATTCATGCTTTATCTCGTTATCGAGTTGATTTTATGCAATATACAGCCGAAGAATTAGCTGAGGAAATGTCAAATGTTGATTGA
- a CDS encoding Rpn family recombination-promoting nuclease/putative transposase — protein MSFDNICKLLAEKYPLDFARWLLPEEPQSVKVLKTELSIEPIRADFVTFLKSENQILHIEFQTLSTSRKPIPLRVIDYYIRLKRLYPECTIIQFVIFLQETEDKNAFINVYQDVNTTHYYQVIRMWEQDPVLFLNNPALLPLAPLTRTNAPQDLLSQVAESVAKIEEIEIKRDIVACTEILAGLRFEKKLISQLLREDIMRESVIYQDIFQKGEKQGDKRGEQRGRELGEQRTIIRLLNRRFGELDSSLVDRIKTLNIEKLDNLADALLDFSNINDLGTWLNSNQD, from the coding sequence GTGAGTTTTGACAACATTTGTAAGCTATTAGCTGAAAAATATCCTCTTGATTTTGCCCGGTGGTTACTACCAGAAGAACCACAAAGCGTCAAAGTTTTAAAAACCGAATTGAGTATTGAACCAATTCGTGCTGATTTTGTCACGTTTCTGAAAAGTGAAAACCAAATTTTACACATCGAATTTCAGACACTATCAACTTCTCGAAAACCCATTCCTTTGCGAGTCATAGATTATTATATCCGGTTAAAAAGACTCTACCCCGAATGTACCATTATCCAATTTGTGATTTTCCTCCAGGAAACAGAAGATAAAAATGCTTTTATCAATGTTTACCAAGATGTAAATACTACCCACTATTATCAAGTAATTAGAATGTGGGAACAAGACCCTGTTTTATTTCTTAATAATCCCGCACTCTTACCATTAGCACCATTAACCCGCACAAATGCACCTCAAGATTTATTATCGCAGGTTGCTGAAAGTGTTGCTAAAATTGAGGAAATAGAAATCAAGCGGGATATTGTAGCCTGTACTGAGATTTTAGCAGGTTTACGGTTTGAGAAAAAGCTGATTAGTCAATTACTTAGGGAGGACATTATGCGAGAATCAGTAATTTATCAAGATATTTTCCAAAAAGGTGAGAAGCAAGGTGACAAACGAGGTGAACAACGAGGTAGAGAATTAGGTGAACAACGGACAATTATCCGTTTACTTAATCGTCGGTTTGGAGAATTAGATTCATCATTGGTTGATAGAATCAAAACTTTGAATATTGAAAAGTTGGATAATTTAGCAGATGCTTTATTAGACTTTTCTAATATCAATGATTTGGGAACTTGGTTAAATTCAAATCAAGATTAA
- a CDS encoding Rpn family recombination-promoting nuclease/putative transposase codes for MSFDNVCKLLAEKYPLDFARWLLPEEPQSVKVLKTELSIEPIRADFVTFLKSENQILHIEFQTLSTSRKPIPLRVIDYYIRLKRLYPECTIIQFVIFLQETEDKNAFINVYQDVNTTHYYQVIRMWEQDPVLFLNNPALLPLAPLTRTNAPQDLLSQVAESVAKIEEIEIKRDIVACTEILAGLRFEKKLISQLLREDIMRESVIYQDILQKGEEKGRKEGEKRGEQRGRELGEQRTIIRQLNRRFGELDSSLVDRIKTLNIEKLDNLADALLDFSNINDLVNWLNDNQHEGQN; via the coding sequence GTGAGTTTTGACAACGTTTGTAAGCTATTAGCTGAAAAATATCCTCTTGATTTTGCCCGGTGGTTACTACCAGAAGAACCACAAAGCGTCAAAGTTTTAAAAACCGAATTGAGTATTGAACCAATTCGTGCTGATTTTGTCACGTTTCTGAAAAGTGAAAACCAAATTTTACACATCGAATTTCAGACACTATCAACTTCTCGAAAACCCATTCCTTTGCGAGTCATAGATTATTATATCCGGTTAAAAAGACTCTACCCCGAATGTACCATTATCCAATTTGTGATTTTCCTCCAGGAAACAGAAGATAAAAATGCTTTTATCAATGTTTACCAAGATGTAAATACTACCCACTATTATCAAGTAATTAGAATGTGGGAACAAGACCCTGTTTTATTTCTTAATAATCCCGCACTTTTACCATTAGCACCATTAACCCGCACAAATGCACCTCAAGATTTATTATCGCAGGTTGCTGAAAGTGTTGCTAAAATTGAGGAAATAGAAATCAAGCGGGATATTGTAGCCTGTACTGAGATTTTAGCAGGTTTACGGTTTGAGAAAAAGCTGATTAGTCAATTACTTAGGGAGGACATTATGCGAGAATCAGTAATTTATCAAGATATTTTGCAAAAAGGCGAAGAAAAGGGTAGAAAGGAAGGTGAGAAACGTGGTGAACAACGAGGTAGAGAATTAGGTGAACAACGGACAATTATCCGTCAACTTAATCGCCGATTTGGAGAATTAGATTCATCATTGGTTGATAGAATCAAAACTTTGAATATTGAAAAGTTGGATAATTTAGCAGATGCTTTATTAGACTTTTCTAATATCAATGATTTGGTAAATTGGTTAAATGACAATCAACATGAAGGTCAAAATTAA
- a CDS encoding DUF4351 domain-containing protein, producing the protein MRESVIYQDIFQKGEKQGEKLGRTKGEQRTIIRQLTRRFGELDSSLVDKIKTLNIEKLDNLADALLDFSNINDLVTWLNDN; encoded by the coding sequence ATGCGAGAATCAGTAATTTATCAAGATATTTTCCAAAAAGGTGAGAAGCAAGGTGAAAAACTCGGTAGGACAAAAGGTGAACAAAGGACAATTATCCGTCAACTTACTCGCAGGTTTGGAGAATTAGATTCATCATTGGTTGATAAAATAAAAACTCTGAATATTGAAAAGTTGGATAATTTAGCAGATGCTTTATTAGACTTTTCAAATATCAATGATTTGGTAACTTGGTTAAATGATAATTAG
- a CDS encoding ISH3 family transposase yields the protein MTVSSLTKATRGESTEELVLTDSETLDEVIQCLVENFSIETQGACDQQTLFEILVKAASTGDSIENTAKLLKNIPTANDIRYHLNKINNFEELEAQINQALKSRIPLGLKKGCLKIAIDLNLICYYGQPTSSELPYIYRSEAKSGTNSFYAYATLYVISNNKRVTLAIRGVRQLDTSVALITYLLAELESLKINVKKLYLDRGFFNTPVIRWLQALDIPFLMPAIKTGKKGGIKQFLKGKKSYKTTYTITRDKDDFVTFDLWIVCKYRKGKHKKHGVQYFVYVAYKVKTNLNYIYQDYRKRFGIETSYRLKNICRIKTNNKNPVLRLLFIGISFLLINIWVNLLWLKISRKRKGSRLIYRTLFTLKQMLAFLSQALQKKYQVVESIYIPSG from the coding sequence TTGACTGTTTCATCTCTAACAAAAGCCACGCGGGGCGAGTCTACAGAAGAACTCGTTTTAACCGACTCAGAAACTCTTGATGAGGTTATTCAGTGTTTAGTAGAAAATTTTTCGATTGAAACGCAAGGAGCCTGTGACCAACAAACTTTATTCGAGATTCTGGTTAAAGCAGCCAGCACTGGAGACAGTATTGAAAACACAGCTAAATTGTTAAAAAATATTCCGACAGCTAATGATATTAGATATCATCTCAATAAAATTAACAATTTTGAGGAATTAGAAGCGCAAATAAATCAAGCATTAAAAAGTCGAATTCCTTTAGGATTAAAAAAAGGGTGTTTGAAAATAGCGATTGATTTAAATTTAATTTGTTATTATGGTCAACCAACATCGTCAGAATTACCCTACATATATCGAAGTGAAGCTAAATCTGGTACTAATTCATTTTATGCCTATGCCACTTTATATGTTATTAGTAATAATAAGCGTGTAACTCTAGCAATAAGAGGTGTTCGCCAATTAGATACTAGTGTGGCTTTAATTACTTATTTATTAGCAGAACTTGAATCCCTAAAAATAAATGTAAAAAAACTCTATTTGGATAGGGGATTTTTTAATACTCCTGTAATTAGATGGTTACAGGCATTAGATATTCCCTTTCTTATGCCTGCTATCAAGACTGGAAAAAAAGGAGGAATCAAACAATTCCTCAAGGGTAAAAAAAGTTATAAAACTACCTATACTATTACAAGAGACAAAGATGATTTTGTCACATTTGATTTATGGATCGTCTGTAAATATAGAAAGGGAAAGCATAAAAAGCATGGGGTTCAATACTTTGTTTATGTTGCTTATAAGGTCAAAACAAATTTAAATTATATCTATCAAGATTATCGAAAAAGATTTGGCATTGAAACCAGTTATCGTCTGAAAAATATTTGTCGAATTAAGACGAATAACAAAAATCCAGTCTTGAGATTACTATTCATTGGAATATCCTTTCTTCTAATTAACATCTGGGTGAATCTACTATGGCTCAAAATCAGTCGTAAAAGGAAAGGTAGTAGATTAATTTATCGCACACTTTTTACACTCAAACAGATGTTAGCCTTTTTATCTCAAGCCCTACAGAAGAAATATCAAGTCGTTGAAAGCATTTATATTCCATCCGGTTAG